The nucleotide sequence AATTGTCTACACAAGATAAGAGTTTTTCTTTTTCATCGCTTGAAGTTTGTGCAAGGCTTTTTGACTGATAGGTTTGCAGAACCTGCAAGGCTTGTTCTTCAAGAATATTAAAAGAAGCTGCAGCAACTTCGAGAAGATTTATGATTTCGGTAAAGAGTTCCGCCTTTTTGGATATTGAAACTATGCCGCTTAAAATGCCTGCCTGCTTTCCCCGCCTAAATCGGTAAAGTAAGTTGATTTGCTTGTGTAAGGCAAATCGGGAAATATCGCTCGAAAAAAAACTTTGTGCAGCGTCTTCAATTCCGTGAGCTTCATCGATTATTATATTGTCGTAAGAAGGAAGAACTGCCGTTCCCTGATAGCCGAAGCCTTCTGCCCTAACTGAAAGGTCTGCAAATAAGATGTGATGATTAGCAACCAGTATGGAGGAGTTTTCCGCTTCTCTTTTCAGCTTCATCACAAAGCAGCCCGAAAAATAAGGGCACTTGTTCATCGGGCAGTTGTCGGGCTCGGAGCAAACAGTAGACCAAACTTTTTCCGTCGGCATAAAATCAAGGTCAGAGCGGCTGCCGTCCTTTGTTTCGGTTGCCCATTCTTTTATCTTATCAAGCTCCTCCTGGCTCTCAGTAAAAAAATCGTTCTCCCTTAATGCCTGACTCATCCGGCGTAAGCATAAAAAATTATGCCGCCCCTTTACAAGGCAAGCCTTCATATCCTGAAAACCCTTTCCCAAAATTTTCTTTGCAGTAAGAACATCCTTTTCGATGAGCTGCTGCTGCAAATTTATAGTCCCTGTCGAAATTACAACGCGTTTTTTATTTTGTTTTGCCCACATCATCGCAGGCAAAAGATAGGCAAGGCTCTTCCCTACTCCTGTACCGGCCTCAAAGACGCCTATAGCCTCTTCATTAAAACAGCGGCAAATCGATTTTGTTAAATCAAGCTGCGGCTCACGGGCCTCGTATTTTTCAAAAAATGAAGCAAGGGGTCCGTCCTCCTCCAAAAGAGAAGAAACCTTTTTAGGGTCCAGGGGGTATATTTTTTCGTCGTCAAAATAATCATCATCAAAGTATTCCATGCTTTAAGACCTATCACTCAAGACGGCGATTTTATCATATTTTCCGGCCGATTTCAAGGGCAGAATTTTACTATTTATTGCAAAGTATCTTGATAAACTTACAGTTTTTCTATTTCGGATTCGGAAAGACCGGTTATTTTTTTAATTAAAGATATATCCAGCTTTTCCATTTTCATATTTTTAGCCGTTTGCTTTAAGCCTTCTGAAAAACCTTTATACCTAGCGTCCATCTCAAAAGTAGACATTAATCTATATTCTTGTCTTGCTTGTTCGTTTTCTTTTATTGTTTGTATCACTTCTTCTATCCTCCTTGTAAATTCATTATTTGGCTTACCTGTTTTAAGATATTCTAAAAATTCTTTTAAATCTTTATCTTCGGTATTTTTAAAAGCCTCTGAATTTATTATAACCTTTTTTGTTCCGTCTTGTAAAGATATATTTTTATCTTCTATACAAATATTTTCAAAAGTATAAACAGGTCTATTTTTACCGATAACATCAAATAAACAGATAAAAATTATAAAGCTGTCATTTAAATCGTTATAGAAATTCCCTTTATCCAAGAACGAAATGTCTATAGCTGCTTGGTAAAACCTCATTCTTTTAGGTATATTCTTCTCATTGCTTACCTGCATTTCAACATCGTATAAATTACCGTTTTCTGTCTGCACTAAAACATCAAATCTCACCGACTTTGCCTGTTCATAGTTTTTAAGATTATGCTGTATCGAAATATATGCAATTTTACCTATTGTATCGGCCAGTATCATCTCAATGAGTCTTTTGCATAAATCCGGATTTTGCATAACTTTACAAAACATAAAATCGTCCGTAAACGTCAA is from Treponema denticola and encodes:
- a CDS encoding ATP-dependent DNA helicase, with protein sequence MEYFDDDYFDDEKIYPLDPKKVSSLLEEDGPLASFFEKYEAREPQLDLTKSICRCFNEEAIGVFEAGTGVGKSLAYLLPAMMWAKQNKKRVVISTGTINLQQQLIEKDVLTAKKILGKGFQDMKACLVKGRHNFLCLRRMSQALRENDFFTESQEELDKIKEWATETKDGSRSDLDFMPTEKVWSTVCSEPDNCPMNKCPYFSGCFVMKLKREAENSSILVANHHILFADLSVRAEGFGYQGTAVLPSYDNIIIDEAHGIEDAAQSFFSSDISRFALHKQINLLYRFRRGKQAGILSGIVSISKKAELFTEIINLLEVAAASFNILEEQALQVLQTYQSKSLAQTSSDEKEKLLSCVDNFFKNINNLNIKLENLINAADGEEDEEGYIRDGLVVLRRLKKMASVMENFLNSSEFPNDVFWFEKIKTSQGEAVRFIQTPLNLAPIMRRSVFMPMATVICVSATLKIGDDFNFWLNRNGLYNFTEKKIIKDFFPSPFPYEKNVVFNIPTDIPMPDENNFQDAVNETVLALLEITQGKTLILFTSYDSLQKTCEYVREHIDEKIKILKQGEADRMQLLYEFKDDVTSCLFATSSFWAGVDVPGESLSHVILVKLPFAVPTEPIFKARADLIEKSGGNSFMQLSVPEAVVQFRQGFGRLMRSNTDRGIVTVLDKRILVKRYGSIFIQSIPQTIQCFSETKAVLNKIEDFLYNN
- a CDS encoding Rpn family recombination-promoting nuclease/putative transposase, with product MVKRFEDLTFTDDFMFCKVMQNPDLCKRLIEMILADTIGKIAYISIQHNLKNYEQAKSVRFDVLVQTENGNLYDVEMQVSNEKNIPKRMRFYQAAIDISFLDKGNFYNDLNDSFIIFICLFDVIGKNRPVYTFENICIEDKNISLQDGTKKVIINSEAFKNTEDKDLKEFLEYLKTGKPNNEFTRRIEEVIQTIKENEQARQEYRLMSTFEMDARYKGFSEGLKQTAKNMKMEKLDISLIKKITGLSESEIEKL